A single genomic interval of Gossypium raimondii isolate GPD5lz chromosome 11, ASM2569854v1, whole genome shotgun sequence harbors:
- the LOC105804001 gene encoding uncharacterized protein LOC105804001 has product MGVVIESSVWVPSSSVYIFIFLSCFFSLSLFPFYLSKHAPTKSPPFYDHPTFASSLRFQRYFLLLYSLASVLEGLWSVYGEFELVYYGITKEDTVTFMLIGFGAALFVGSFLGLLSDLIGRKKSCLVFYIFHLVVGIWKRITSSPSFWVANVCLSLATSIFSSSFETWAVVEHDKGHRQDLLNETFWLMTFFESAALIGSQVMSNWMVGGNLEKEIACPSTAAILTAIVGIICISRVYGGSPQTVTFKEYKVSFYSYILCDRRIWLLACAQSCLHFSIVVFWILWAPTLVADGREVYLGLMYPCVLGARMLGSTLFPWFINAPLRTEDCLVYAFIIQGLLLSIIAFDYQEIGALVTQYFLFHACVGLILPSLARLRTMYVPNELRGGMISLSLAPTNAAILFILMQRGYYRTVENSEVIAFAAVGLFAAAGCMYVLKRLGKQPYQNWHKL; this is encoded by the exons ATGGGCGTTGTAATCGAAAGCTCCGTTTGGGTACCTAGTTCTTCCGTCTACatcttcattttcctttcttgtttcttctcactttctctcttcccTTTCTACCTTTCCAAGCACGCCCCTACTAAATCACCTCCTTTCTACGACCACCCAACCTTCGCCTCTTCTCTCCGCTTCCAACGTTACTTTCTCCTTCTCTATTCCCTCGCCtcag TGTTGGAAGGATTATGGTCTGTGTACGGAGAGTTTGAGCTGGTTTACTATGGAATTACCAAGGAAGATACAGTGACGTTTATGCTTATTGGATTTGGAGCTGCTCTTTTTGTCGGTAGTTTCTTAGGCCTTCTCTCTGATTTAAT AGGTCGAAAGAAATCTTGTTTGGTGTTTTATATCTTTCACCTTGTTGTTGGGATATGGAAGAGGATTACATCAAGTCCTAGCTTTTGGGTAGCAAATGTGTGTTTATCTTTGGCAACATCAATATTTTCCTCCAGTTTCGAGACATGGGCTGTTGTTGAACATGACAAG GGTCATAGGCAAGATCTTTTGAATGAAACATTTTGGTTGATGACTTTTTTCGAGTCCGCGGCTTTGATTGGAAGTCAGGTGATGAGCAATTGGATGGTGGGTGGTAATTTGGAGAAAGAAATTGCATGTCCTTCCACTGCAGCTATTCTTACGGCAATAGTAGGCATTATCTGTATTTCCAGAGTTTATGGTGGGAGTCCTCAGACAGTGACCTTTAAGGAATATAAAGTGTCCTTTTACTCATATATCCTTTGTG ATAGAAGGATATGGTTACTAGCATGCGCACAATCTTGCCTTCATTTCTCCATAGTAGTTTTCTGGATTCTCTGGGCCCCGACACTGGTG GCTGATGGTCGAGAAGTGTATCTAGGGTTGATGTATCCATGTGTGTTGGGGGCAAGGATGTTAGGAAGTACACTGTTCCCATGGTTTATTAATGCACCACTTCGAACTGAGGATTGCTTGGTTTATGCATTTATCATACAGGGTCTTCTTTTGTCTATAATAGCTTTTGATTACCAG GAAATTGGAGCTCTGGTGACACAGTATTTTTTGTTCCATGCCTGCGTTGGCCTAATTCTGCCTTCACTTGCAAGATTGAGGACCAT GTATGTGCCAAATGAGTTGCGTGGAGGAATGATAAGCCTTTCCCTAGCTCCAACAAATGCTGCAATTTTGTTTATTCTGATGCAG AGAGGCTATTATAGGACTGTTGAGAATTCAGAAGTGATAGCGTTTGCTGCGGTTGGATTGTTCGCGGCAGCTGGTTGCATGTATGTTTTGAAGCGGTTGGGAAAGCAACCATATCAAAACTggcataaattatga